The Microbispora sp. ZYX-F-249 genome has a window encoding:
- a CDS encoding bifunctional 3-phenylpropionate/cinnamic acid dioxygenase ferredoxin subunit → MIPACPLAALPRGEALRIETDPPIAVFHTEDGELYAVDDTCTHQDASLADGWLEGCEVECPLHASRFDLRTGQVDAPPAKLPVRTHQVVVRDETVYVVPSDLPPNLPPGVRTGSA, encoded by the coding sequence ATGATTCCTGCGTGCCCCCTCGCCGCCCTGCCCCGGGGCGAGGCCCTTCGAATCGAGACAGATCCCCCGATCGCCGTTTTCCACACCGAGGACGGTGAACTGTACGCGGTGGACGACACCTGTACACACCAGGACGCCTCGCTCGCGGACGGGTGGCTGGAAGGGTGCGAGGTGGAGTGCCCCCTGCACGCGTCGCGCTTCGACCTGCGCACGGGTCAGGTGGACGCTCCTCCCGCGAAGCTGCCGGTGCGCACCCACCAGGTGGTGGTCCGGGACGAGACCGTCTACGTCGTGCCGTCGGACCTGCCGCCCAACCTCCCGCCCGGCGTCCGTACCGGGTCGGCCTGA